A window from Chlamydia gallinacea 08-1274/3 encodes these proteins:
- the rlmD gene encoding 23S rRNA (uracil(1939)-C(5))-methyltransferase RlmD, whose translation MQVNCKHFPICGGCSSPQSDYQNSLKIKERLLHQLFSPIFSDKNILPVLPCVPTLGGRNKMEFSFHQTYEGEKSLGFITPTKPKKGIPITDCLMIHKDAMEILRLTRSWWKAYPELQAYYPPKNKGSLCTLTIRIGGPEHHLMTILTTSARKEYSVDRAIIEQWKCSLVNSSLPITSIIWEEKCSEVNTPTYFRSHLLHGNAFITQKLTLPKDKNSATFYIHPRSFFQPQIQQNEKIIEVIKEFIQPQGDETLVDLYCGTGTIGIMLSTYVKKVIGIEIIPDSVASAKENIIMNNKQSRVEVYLENVQTFCKRQQDCPPPDVVIIDPPRCGMQNKTLKYLLRIAPKKLIYVSCNPKVQFEECCRLIAEGYSIKKMQPIDQFPHSPHLENIILLEAKDSQEKH comes from the coding sequence ATGCAAGTCAATTGTAAACACTTCCCTATTTGTGGAGGATGTTCCTCACCACAATCTGATTATCAAAATTCTTTAAAAATAAAAGAACGCCTTCTCCATCAGTTATTTTCTCCTATTTTTTCAGATAAAAATATTCTTCCGGTCCTTCCTTGTGTTCCCACTTTAGGAGGAAGAAATAAAATGGAATTTTCTTTTCATCAAACATATGAAGGAGAAAAAAGCTTAGGATTTATTACCCCTACTAAACCTAAAAAAGGCATTCCCATTACAGATTGTCTTATGATTCATAAAGATGCTATGGAAATTCTTCGCTTAACACGATCTTGGTGGAAAGCCTATCCAGAACTCCAAGCATATTACCCTCCAAAAAATAAAGGATCGCTATGCACACTTACAATACGCATTGGAGGTCCTGAACACCACCTTATGACCATTCTTACTACATCCGCAAGAAAAGAGTATTCTGTGGACAGAGCAATCATAGAACAATGGAAATGCTCTCTTGTCAACTCCTCTCTACCCATAACATCTATTATCTGGGAAGAAAAATGTAGTGAAGTAAATACACCAACATATTTCCGCTCCCATCTTTTGCATGGTAATGCTTTTATTACACAAAAATTAACATTACCTAAAGATAAAAATTCCGCGACTTTTTACATTCACCCACGAAGTTTCTTTCAACCCCAAATTCAGCAAAATGAAAAGATTATCGAAGTCATTAAAGAGTTCATACAGCCCCAAGGTGATGAAACCTTAGTAGATCTATATTGCGGCACAGGAACAATAGGAATCATGCTTTCTACCTATGTAAAAAAAGTCATTGGCATAGAAATTATTCCCGACTCCGTAGCCTCGGCAAAAGAAAATATCATTATGAATAACAAACAATCTCGTGTCGAAGTGTATCTAGAAAATGTTCAGACTTTCTGTAAACGCCAACAAGATTGTCCCCCTCCTGATGTTGTTATTATCGATCCTCCGCGTTGTGGCATGCAAAACAAAACTTTGAAATATCTTTTAAGAATTGCTCCAAAAAAACTTATTTATGTTTCTTGTAATCCCAAAGTACAATTTGAAGAATGTTGTCGTTTAATTGCAGAAGGGTACTCAATCAAAAAAATGCAACCTATAGATCAATTTCCACATTCTCCCCATTTAGAAAATATTATTTTACTAGAAGCAAAGGACTCCCAGGAAAAGCATTGA
- the yajC gene encoding preprotein translocase subunit YajC — MFAHLFMFTLFMGSFPLLANEDSTSGRNTFAQPAIMLGIAILFFYFILWRPEQKRRKAMEKRRNELSRGDKVTAMGIVGTIDEIREHTVVLNIASGKIEILKAAISEVFKPDGTKA; from the coding sequence ATGTTCGCACATTTATTCATGTTTACTTTATTTATGGGAAGCTTTCCTCTCTTAGCAAATGAAGATAGCACTTCTGGGAGAAATACCTTTGCCCAACCCGCTATTATGCTAGGGATTGCTATTTTATTCTTCTATTTCATTTTATGGCGACCCGAACAAAAACGTAGAAAAGCTATGGAGAAACGTAGAAACGAGCTTTCTCGTGGGGATAAAGTTACAGCTATGGGTATTGTAGGTACTATAGATGAAATTCGTGAACATACTGTAGTACTCAACATAGCTTCCGGGAAAATTGAAATACTAAAAGCTGCTATTTCTGAAGTATTCAAACCTGATGGCACCAAGGCATAA
- the nqrF gene encoding NADH:ubiquinone reductase (Na(+)-transporting) subunit F — translation MAWLSGLYFISVASVAFSIIGLMLSGIILLARKFLIKEHPCKLKINNDDSLTKTVPSGRILLSSLLDSGIPIPSPCGGKATCKQCKVKIIKNADSPLETDLATFSKKQIEQGWRLSCQTKVQHDLSLEIEERYLHASSWEGTVISNNNVATFIKELVVSIDSNHLIPFKPGGYLQISVPPYQTQTSDWKQTMSPEYYSDWEKFHLFDKTINNSSLEANSSNKAYSLASYPAELPLIKFNIRIATPPIVNNAPDPNIPWGVCSSYIFSLKPGDKITVSGPYGESFMRDNARPLIFLIGGAGSSFGRSHILDLLLDKHSQREITLWYGARSLKENIYQEEYEKLDKEFPNFHYHLVLSEPLPEDLASGWPKDDPEKTNFLFRAFEVGQLSKLKNPEDYLYYVCGPPLHNSSILTLLDNYGVERSSIILDDFGS, via the coding sequence ATGGCTTGGCTTTCAGGTCTATATTTCATTAGTGTTGCGAGTGTTGCCTTTTCTATTATAGGCTTGATGCTTTCCGGAATTATTCTTTTAGCTCGTAAATTTCTCATCAAAGAGCACCCGTGCAAACTAAAAATCAATAATGATGATTCACTAACAAAAACAGTACCCAGTGGGCGCATACTTTTATCATCTCTCTTAGATTCTGGTATACCGATTCCCTCTCCTTGTGGAGGCAAAGCAACCTGTAAACAATGTAAGGTAAAAATCATAAAAAATGCGGATTCACCTTTAGAAACAGACCTAGCTACTTTTTCTAAAAAGCAAATAGAGCAGGGATGGCGTCTTTCTTGCCAAACTAAAGTGCAGCATGATTTAAGTTTAGAAATAGAAGAACGCTATTTACATGCCTCTTCTTGGGAGGGGACGGTAATTTCTAATAACAATGTAGCTACCTTTATCAAAGAGCTTGTAGTCTCTATTGATTCTAATCATCTTATTCCTTTTAAGCCTGGAGGATATTTACAAATTAGCGTACCTCCATATCAAACACAGACTTCAGATTGGAAACAAACAATGTCTCCCGAATATTATAGTGATTGGGAGAAGTTTCATTTATTCGATAAAACAATCAATAATAGTTCCTTAGAGGCCAATTCTTCAAATAAGGCTTATTCACTAGCTTCCTATCCTGCAGAACTTCCTTTAATTAAATTCAATATTCGTATTGCTACCCCTCCCATAGTTAACAATGCCCCAGATCCTAATATTCCTTGGGGAGTATGTTCCTCCTACATCTTTTCTTTAAAACCTGGAGATAAAATCACTGTATCTGGGCCCTACGGGGAATCTTTTATGCGAGATAATGCTCGCCCTTTAATCTTTCTTATTGGTGGTGCAGGGTCCTCATTCGGCAGAAGTCATATTTTAGATTTATTATTAGATAAACACTCACAAAGAGAAATTACACTGTGGTATGGGGCCCGTTCTTTAAAAGAAAACATCTATCAAGAAGAATATGAAAAACTAGACAAAGAGTTTCCTAACTTCCACTATCATTTGGTTTTATCAGAACCTCTTCCTGAGGATCTTGCTTCAGGTTGGCCAAAAGACGATCCTGAAAAAACGAATTTTTTATTTCGAGCTTTCGAAGTTGGACAATTAAGCAAATTAAAAAATCCAGAAGATTACCTATACTATGTATGTGGTCCACCACTGCACAATAGCAGTATTTTAACATTGTTAGATAATTATGGCGTTGAGCGCTCTTCAATTATTCTTGATGATTTTGGAAGTTAA